Proteins encoded by one window of Sphaerodactylus townsendi isolate TG3544 linkage group LG02, MPM_Stown_v2.3, whole genome shotgun sequence:
- the AKAP5 gene encoding A-kinase anchor protein 5: MQVQNMDEATTDVQKEGTQPLEDPKRAKTFPPNEGPVKKASVFCFKKRKKPCKDGLDKDEDQGSESLDMKSTNQHSSTVLNSEEEEPKPSWTSGGAWLAFKRLVTLRRRSRFALKKEDQLGSEVQVESSVEDSSLCHLPKEPGSSGLRIPCLRFSRGKKKSSPSETTEEPDQDKKTNEITNLFSNKANHEPESIVTDNSVSSVQSCTRGPEETDRGVEITHGDMIISSGENTLAVEMRPCADHYTDCLLQSEIIHSETVLETEQEKQIFQLHHGSLYGSPEEAENHKIDFGVEIGPLVSQDLPEDKPTVVELQSTINRQTEEVELEISAKDINVGEENVAKESHSVEVLLHCSPCVLAGETLNVPNCFPEEVKSEENKLSLGAGIVITITEAEEFQDEEETSPACEFFPFSHTSKQKGSKKSDKGVHSRAGSSGHTREGKTASQVSSPLGANNQERRTPEQQEILLIETAASLVKAAIQSSIEQLVNEMALDQNKQNSFM, from the coding sequence ATGCAAGTCCAAAATATGGATGAAGCCACTACAGACGTTCAGAAAGAGGGTACACAGCCATTAGAAGATCCAAAGAGAGCAAAGACCTTCCCTCCAAATGAAGGCCCAGTCAAGAAGGCCTCTGTTTTTTGctttaagaaaaggaagaaaccCTGTAAAGATGGACTAGACAAAGATGAGGACCAGGGATCTGAGTCACTAGACATGAAGTCCACCAACCAGCATTCCAGCACTGTGTTGAACAGTGAAGAAGAGGAACCAAAGCCATCTTGGACATCAGGAGGAGCCTGGTTGGCCTTCAAACGTCTTGTGACCTTGAGAAGGCGGTCCAGATTTGCTCTGAAGAAGGAAGATCAGTTAGGATCTGAGGTTCAAGTGGAGAGCAGCGTGGAAGATTCCAGCCTGTGTCATTTGCCGAAGGAACCGGGTAGTTCTGGACTTCGAATCCCCTGCCTGAGGTTCTCCAGAGGCAAGAAGAAGTCTAGTCCTTCCGAAACAACGGAGGAGCCAGACCAGGACAAGAAAACAAACGAAATAACAAACCTTTTCAGTAACAAAGCCAACCATGAGCCCGAGAGCATAGTCACGGACAATTCAGTGAGCAGTGTACAGTCCTGTACCAGAGGCCCTGAAGAGACTGACCGTGGTGTTGAAATTACCCACGGGGACATGATTATCTCCTCAGGAGAGAACACGTTGGCAGTGGAGATGAGACCTTGCGCTGACCACTACACAGACTGCCTCCTCCAGTCGGAAATAATCCATTCTGAAACCGTTCTCGAAACGGAACAGGAGAAGCAGATCTTTCAGTTACATCATGGAAGCCTTTATGGAAGTCCCGAAGAAGCAGAGAACCATAAAATCGACTTTGGCGTCGAGATAGGCCCTCTCGTTTCTCAAGACCTTCCAGAAGACAAACCCACAGTCGTCGAACTGCAAAGTACCATCAACAGGCAAACCGAAGAGGTGGAACTGGAAATATCCGCAAAGGACATCAATGTTGGAGAGGAGAACGTGGCGAAGGAAAGTCATTCCGTGGAAGTCCTCCTCCACTGTAGCCCGTGCGTGTTAGCCGGCGAGACTTTGAATGTGCCCAACTGTTTCCCTGAGGAAGTGAAATCTGAAGAAAATAAATTGTCTCTTGGAGCGGGCATAGTTATTACTATCACCGAAGCGGAAGAATTCCAGGACGAAGAGGAGACCAGCCCGGCCTGTGAATTCTTCCCATTTTCTCACACCAGCAAACagaaagggagcaaaaaatcAGACAAAGGTGTACATTCTAGAGCAGGGAGCAGCGGCCATACGAGGGAAGGGAAAACTGCCTCCCAGGTTTCGTCGCCCTTAGGGGCAAACAATCAGGAGCGCCGGACTCCAGAGCAACAAGAGATACTTCTGATCGAAACAGCCGCTTCTCTGGTCAAGGCCGCCATTCAGTCATCCATCGAACAGCTTGTGAACGAAATGGCTCTGGATCAGAATAAGCAAAACAGCTTCATGTGA